TTGCGTACGACCGGCTCCGTCTGCTCGGCCATGTACACCGCGCCCATGCCCCCTTCGCCGATTTGCTGGAGCAGCTTGTAGGGGCCGATCACTTTGCCGACGTGCTCGATTTCTGGTTCGTGCAAGCCCGTCACAGCTTCTCCAACCGCCGGCCGCTCCAGGAAGCTCCCGATGTCCAATTGTGCGGCCAACATTCGTTCGACTTTTTGTCGAAGCTGCGGGTCTCGGCCACACATCTGGTCCAAGAAGGCCGCTCGCTCCTCGGCCGGTTTAGCCAGGGCGGCAAAATAGATCGATTCCAGAGGGGAAGGATTCGACATGGCTTTATCTCTCTATTCCCAATGCGACATCCAGGTTGAAAACCCCTCATGGAATCAAACTTCTTTATCTGTTTCTGGACGATCTTCCGTCATTTCGGCAAAGAGCCAGGTGCGTGCAAACGACCAATGCCGTTCGGCGGTAGCCAAAGAAATGTCCAACGCAGCGGCGGCTTCGGGCATTGTTAATCCGGCAAAAAAGCGCAATTTCACCAGTTCTGCTTTCATCGGTTCCACGGCAGCAAGCTTGGAAACTGCTTCGTCAATGGCGATTAGGTCTGTGGAAGGTGATTCGGATACGGCACAGGCGGAATCCAGTTCTACTCTGCGCTGCTGGCCGCCGTGTTTAATTCGTCCCTTGCGCCGCGCTTGCTCGACGAGAATCCGCCGCATTGCCTCCGCCGCGGCCGCAAAAAAATGGCCTTGATTGCTCCAGGATTGTCCTTCCGCCCTCGGCCCGATTAGCCGCAAATATGCTTCATGCAC
This region of Pirellulales bacterium genomic DNA includes:
- a CDS encoding ECF-type sigma factor is translated as MADVTRILVDIEQGKSEAAEQLLPLVYHELRELASARLAQEKPNQTLQATALVHEAYLRLIGPRAEGQSWSNQGHFFAAAAEAMRRILVEQARRKGRIKHGGQQRRVELDSACAVSESPSTDLIAIDEAVSKLAAVEPMKAELVKLRFFAGLTMPEAAAALDISLATAERHWSFARTWLFAEMTEDRPETDKEV